The Syntrophorhabdaceae bacterium genome includes a region encoding these proteins:
- a CDS encoding YiiD C-terminal domain-containing protein — protein MVDIHLILPAESLGIFRLSEEAGHLGLPLAGNTNDKNTVFAGSIFSLAALSGYDTAYERKAVSGIEGDLFLLSSRIIYHEPGLCDLFAKSVITEDYTSTHRGNFKMMVQVEVWDGDDHSLCATFEGTYVVRVDSAS, from the coding sequence ATGGTCGATATTCACCTGATTCTCCCTGCCGAAAGCCTCGGCATATTCCGTCTCTCCGAGGAGGCGGGCCATCTGGGCCTGCCGCTTGCGGGAAACACGAACGACAAGAATACCGTCTTCGCAGGCTCCATCTTCTCCCTTGCAGCCCTTTCAGGGTATGACACCGCCTATGAACGGAAGGCGGTCAGCGGTATCGAGGGAGATCTCTTTCTCCTCTCCTCCCGGATCATCTATCACGAGCCCGGGCTCTGCGACCTCTTCGCCAAGAGCGTCATCACCGAAGACTACACATCGACCCACCGGGGGAACTTCAAGATGATGGTCCAGGTAGAGGTCTGGGACGGGGACGACCACTCCCTTTGCGCTACATTTGAAGGCACCTACGTGGTACGGGTCGATTCGGCCTCATAA